The following are encoded in a window of Thermoproteota archaeon genomic DNA:
- a CDS encoding cation:proton antiporter, whose translation MVVSAGVTEFLSLLTVLFGGGMLCAWLMHKIKFPTIIGFILIGIIAGPFGLGVVTDTELINLLAEFGIIILLFVVGLEFSIQKLRDVGLNGIIIGTVQLAIVFAAGYILGMAFEWTHLEALFLGSILAITSTAISLRFLRDLNLVNTKEWNTVVTILIIEDLAAVLLLTLLGNASKGSGFALTDFGLIIIQSVVFFVLTFAIGIKVIPRLLEHVSKIKMEEAQFVTALALAFGLSVLAHFLGLSSAVGAFLMGMIIASSKFSESVTHKILPLKDFFIIIFFVSIGMLVDITLIPNAIWIAIPVVAVAIVGKFVGNMFAASLSGNKFLSASTIGVMMIPIGEFSFIIAKLGVDSGSINESIYPVTIVVALVTMLAMPLLLRALPTVADQRSIIPVKLLDGIFLAGRFIRAGSALDETGKPSKIKNISNIKKHGPNFLVHFIIIVTILVVMDYFSSDIISLLENPDVPFFMDPSIFLGILTAVILVYPVFSLVGKTENIITNISDAITVNFAPDGKQLVTKPVHRVIRNILFMGLILALVAVFITFVDFESENDKVIISTIGFIAIIPLMLDTFIVMRRITRTHLFDNWISSQDNDEDDFKKPEETDPKN comes from the coding sequence ATGGTGGTATCTGCCGGAGTAACTGAATTCCTAAGTTTACTTACAGTCTTGTTTGGAGGAGGCATGCTTTGTGCATGGTTGATGCACAAGATAAAATTCCCAACAATTATCGGATTCATTTTGATAGGAATAATCGCAGGCCCGTTTGGTCTTGGGGTGGTAACTGATACAGAATTAATCAACTTGTTGGCAGAATTTGGAATTATTATTTTGCTTTTTGTTGTTGGTTTGGAATTTAGCATCCAGAAATTAAGAGATGTTGGATTAAACGGAATTATCATTGGGACGGTACAACTAGCAATAGTATTTGCTGCAGGATACATACTTGGAATGGCATTTGAATGGACACATCTTGAAGCATTATTTTTGGGAAGCATTCTTGCAATTACCAGTACCGCTATCTCTCTTAGATTCCTTCGGGATCTTAATCTTGTCAACACTAAAGAATGGAATACCGTTGTAACTATACTAATAATTGAGGACCTTGCTGCTGTTTTACTTTTGACTCTATTGGGTAATGCCTCAAAGGGGTCTGGGTTCGCATTGACTGATTTTGGTTTGATAATTATTCAAAGCGTTGTATTTTTTGTCTTAACCTTTGCAATTGGAATCAAAGTAATTCCGCGACTATTAGAGCATGTAAGCAAAATCAAGATGGAAGAAGCACAGTTTGTAACTGCTTTGGCACTTGCATTTGGGTTATCAGTTTTAGCACATTTCCTAGGTCTTAGCAGTGCTGTTGGAGCATTCCTAATGGGAATGATAATTGCATCATCAAAGTTTTCAGAATCGGTAACTCACAAGATTCTACCATTAAAGGATTTTTTCATCATAATATTTTTTGTATCTATAGGAATGCTTGTAGACATTACACTTATTCCAAATGCCATTTGGATTGCAATTCCAGTAGTTGCCGTTGCTATTGTTGGAAAATTTGTTGGAAACATGTTTGCTGCATCACTATCTGGAAACAAATTCCTTAGTGCATCAACCATAGGCGTAATGATGATTCCGATAGGTGAATTTTCATTCATTATAGCTAAATTGGGAGTAGACAGTGGAAGCATCAATGAATCAATATATCCTGTTACAATAGTTGTTGCACTAGTTACAATGCTTGCAATGCCACTTTTATTGCGTGCACTACCAACAGTTGCAGATCAAAGGTCAATCATTCCAGTAAAATTACTTGATGGTATTTTCCTTGCAGGCCGATTCATCCGAGCTGGCTCTGCACTTGATGAGACAGGCAAACCTTCAAAAATTAAAAACATTAGCAATATCAAAAAACACGGACCAAACTTTCTAGTTCATTTCATCATAATAGTAACTATTCTAGTTGTTATGGATTATTTTTCATCCGATATCATTTCCCTTTTGGAGAATCCTGATGTTCCATTCTTTATGGATCCATCAATCTTTCTCGGAATTTTGACGGCAGTGATTTTAGTTTACCCTGTTTTTTCGCTTGTTGGAAAAACTGAAAATATTATCACAAACATATCTGATGCGATTACTGTTAATTTTGCACCTGATGGAAAACAGCTAGTTACCAAGCCCGTTCACAGAGTAATTCGAAATATTTTGTTTATGGGATTGATACTGGCATTAGTTGCAGTATTCATTACTTTTGTAGATTTTGAATCAGAAAACGACAAGGTCATAATTTCAACTATAGGCTTTATTGCAATAATTCCATTAATGCTGGATACCTTTATTGTCATGCGAAGAATAACCAGGACGCATCTATTTGATAATTGGATTTCCTCACAAGACAATGATGAGGATGATTTTAAAAAACCTGAAGAGACTGATCCAAAAAATTAA
- a CDS encoding tetratricopeptide repeat protein, producing the protein MAQVEQSDSFTQGCVHYKNEEYEQALSAFDSVLAEDSKHLDSLCMKSMTLSKIGKFEDALACCDEALGVEPNDNVLLNNKGYFESILGNNQKAIEVFDQILKREPENISVLYNKALCFSRMEKYEESIRIYNKILEIDPEHTDSLFNKGNDLHKLGKFKEASLCYEQVLKINPSHNGAKNNHVLSNSKISSDSLENYLPKVNDELFEKLNNWLSAGRPETKDFPLDTSLIELLPEKKEDAVLVLTKAKEIIVKNFPKIESTDPHDVIALDLAKAMSKQKISEKPSKNKDKTKTQKKSKAKKSHKSFLILGLMISVVGFIGVYDAYPELLFSFNPSQLSNMFDSSLSFVSESPLQEKENLPIQNIAPIASSYPQVESDIVQLINEKRLNIGRGAFLTHPELSTLALKHSQDMASRNRVDQALSTDGLPVTREYADKLPICVENAAKYSDSKASGSSLNIYSGNIPLDALTAETIISEWIQKDVKETLLRGTTYSNVGTGVSFSSDGTLYVSQIYC; encoded by the coding sequence ATGGCCCAAGTAGAGCAGTCTGATTCATTTACTCAGGGGTGTGTACATTACAAAAATGAAGAATATGAGCAAGCCCTGTCTGCATTTGATTCTGTACTCGCTGAAGACTCTAAACATCTAGATTCACTGTGCATGAAAAGCATGACTCTATCAAAAATTGGAAAATTTGAGGATGCATTAGCATGCTGTGATGAAGCATTAGGTGTGGAACCAAATGATAATGTATTGCTAAATAACAAGGGATATTTTGAATCAATTCTTGGTAATAATCAAAAAGCTATCGAAGTTTTTGATCAAATTCTAAAGCGAGAGCCTGAAAATATTTCCGTTCTGTACAATAAGGCATTATGTTTTTCAAGAATGGAAAAATATGAAGAATCTATACGAATCTATAATAAAATCTTGGAAATTGATCCTGAACATACTGATTCATTATTTAACAAAGGAAACGATCTTCATAAACTTGGCAAATTCAAAGAAGCATCTCTTTGTTATGAACAAGTTTTAAAAATAAATCCTAGTCATAATGGGGCAAAAAACAATCATGTCTTATCAAACTCCAAAATTTCTAGTGATTCCCTTGAAAATTATCTTCCTAAAGTAAACGATGAATTATTTGAAAAGCTAAATAACTGGTTGAGTGCAGGAAGACCTGAAACAAAAGATTTTCCCCTGGATACATCACTTATTGAACTGCTTCCTGAAAAAAAGGAAGATGCTGTTCTTGTATTAACCAAAGCAAAAGAAATCATCGTAAAAAATTTTCCTAAGATAGAATCAACTGATCCACATGATGTAATTGCATTAGATCTTGCAAAGGCAATGTCAAAACAGAAAATTTCTGAGAAACCATCAAAAAATAAAGATAAAACTAAAACTCAAAAAAAATCAAAAGCAAAAAAATCTCACAAATCATTTTTGATTTTGGGTCTAATGATATCTGTAGTCGGATTTATTGGAGTTTATGATGCATATCCTGAACTCTTGTTCTCCTTTAATCCTTCACAGCTTTCAAACATGTTTGATTCTAGTTTGTCTTTTGTATCTGAATCTCCATTGCAAGAAAAAGAAAATCTCCCAATCCAAAACATTGCGCCTATTGCTTCATCATATCCTCAAGTCGAGTCTGACATAGTTCAATTAATTAATGAAAAAAGACTGAATATTGGCCGTGGCGCATTTTTGACTCATCCGGAATTGAGTACGTTGGCACTAAAACACAGTCAAGATATGGCATCTCGCAATAGGGTTGATCAGGCATTATCTACTGATGGATTGCCTGTTACTCGTGAATATGCAGATAAACTTCCTATATGCGTGGAGAATGCTGCAAAATATTCTGATTCAAAGGCATCTGGAAGTTCATTGAATATCTACAGTGGAAATATTCCTCTTGATGCATTAACTGCAGAAACTATAATTTCTGAATGGATTCAAAAGGATGTGAAAGAAACCTTACTTCGAGGTACTACTTACTCTAATGTTGGTACTGGAGTTTCATTTTCATCTGACGGTACACTGTATGTAAGTCAGATTTACTGTTGA
- a CDS encoding nicotinamide-nucleotide adenylyltransferase, with translation MRGLMIGRFQPFHLGHLELAKIILRECDELIICITSLQFNYMEKDPFTAGERIQMIHESLKEEHFDLSKCYVLAIENQFNIATWASYLRSSLPKFDRVYSGNDYVRMLLSDSGLEVIKPNFLNREKYNATSIRKLISENSDWKQLVPKAVADNIIKFNGIQRIQTILTSDTKPTEY, from the coding sequence ATGCGCGGTTTAATGATCGGTAGGTTTCAACCATTTCATCTTGGACACTTGGAGCTTGCAAAGATTATTCTTCGTGAATGTGATGAGTTGATAATTTGTATTACTAGTCTTCAGTTTAACTACATGGAAAAGGATCCTTTCACTGCTGGCGAAAGAATTCAAATGATTCATGAATCCCTTAAGGAAGAACACTTTGATCTTTCTAAATGCTATGTCTTAGCTATCGAAAATCAATTCAATATTGCAACATGGGCATCATACTTGCGTTCTTCACTTCCAAAATTTGACAGAGTTTACAGTGGCAATGATTATGTTAGAATGTTACTATCTGATTCCGGTTTGGAAGTAATTAAACCAAATTTTCTGAATAGAGAAAAATACAATGCAACATCAATTAGAAAATTAATCTCTGAGAATTCGGATTGGAAACAACTAGTACCAAAGGCAGTGGCAGATAATATTATCAAATTTAATGGAATACAACGAATCCAAACTATTTTGACTTCTGATACAAAACCGACTGAATACTGA
- a CDS encoding elongation factor Tu → MVKSINFAVLGEQTIASDFGKKGTATDLTLYDKKESDVIRTWVAPNGFPDKIQPLFQAINLAEYPIVYLGSLDKFAGEQMVALDVLQKKEGILSHTYEVDEGRLNTMIKGTVLEQYRKVESQKIKDELLKFQPLQTDGKTKIVIDHCFDVKGVGTVILGKVTSGKIKQYDNLKLLPAGLDIMVKSIQMHDEPVEEATSPARVGLSIKGAKPEEISRGDILCEDDSIPVKSEIELDFKKNPFYKGDVTENQMCMVNIGLQIKAAKFSSVNPLKLSFEKPAVCDKSDICVILKPESTSIRILGSGKII, encoded by the coding sequence ATGGTAAAATCCATTAATTTTGCTGTACTGGGTGAGCAGACAATTGCTTCGGACTTTGGCAAGAAAGGCACTGCTACTGATCTAACACTTTATGACAAAAAAGAATCTGACGTAATTAGAACTTGGGTTGCCCCAAATGGATTTCCAGACAAAATTCAACCCTTGTTTCAGGCAATTAATCTAGCAGAATATCCTATTGTGTATTTGGGCTCTCTTGACAAATTTGCAGGTGAACAAATGGTTGCACTGGATGTCTTGCAGAAAAAAGAGGGAATTCTAAGTCATACATACGAGGTTGATGAAGGCAGACTAAACACAATGATTAAAGGAACTGTTTTGGAGCAATACAGAAAGGTAGAATCTCAAAAGATTAAAGATGAACTTTTAAAATTTCAACCTTTACAAACAGACGGTAAGACAAAAATCGTAATTGACCATTGTTTTGATGTCAAAGGCGTTGGAACAGTAATTTTAGGAAAGGTAACCTCTGGCAAAATAAAACAATATGATAATCTCAAACTTCTTCCTGCAGGATTGGATATTATGGTAAAGTCAATTCAAATGCATGATGAACCTGTTGAAGAAGCTACTTCTCCTGCTCGTGTTGGGTTGTCAATTAAAGGTGCAAAACCTGAGGAGATTTCTCGAGGTGATATTTTATGTGAGGATGATTCCATACCCGTTAAATCAGAAATAGAGCTTGATTTTAAAAAAAATCCATTCTATAAAGGAGATGTTACAGAGAATCAAATGTGTATGGTAAATATCGGTCTTCAGATAAAGGCTGCAAAATTTAGCTCTGTCAATCCTCTAAAGCTTTCCTTTGAAAAGCCCGCAGTATGTGATAAATCAGACATATGTGTAATTCTAAAACCAGAATCTACCAGTATCCGAATACTAGGTAGCGGAAAAATAATCTAA
- a CDS encoding response regulator produces MDVILIDDDVDSTEIYSEYLSIKGFNVVGVGHNGKEAAELYRRLKPDVTVLDIMMPHFDGFFGIHEIRKMRKNAKIIIATADVSVDTAKKLEDLSPYAILHKPYDLDSLEDLLEEVKNMEEVKSYEKELMQK; encoded by the coding sequence GTGGATGTTATTCTAATAGATGACGATGTAGATTCAACTGAAATCTATAGTGAATATCTAAGTATCAAAGGATTCAATGTAGTCGGAGTAGGCCATAATGGAAAAGAGGCTGCAGAATTGTACCGTAGGTTAAAACCTGATGTAACGGTTTTAGACATCATGATGCCGCATTTTGATGGATTTTTTGGAATTCATGAAATACGAAAAATGAGAAAAAATGCCAAGATAATAATTGCGACGGCAGATGTAAGTGTAGATACAGCAAAGAAATTAGAAGACCTTTCTCCTTATGCGATTTTACACAAACCATATGACCTAGACTCTCTTGAAGATTTGCTTGAAGAAGTGAAAAACATGGAAGAAGTAAAATCTTATGAAAAAGAACTAATGCAAAAGTAA
- a CDS encoding response regulator, which produces MTDLTDREILVIDDSPAVGIFLREFLLKLGFQRVHCCENGKIGLEAFNELVDSGKVPIVFLDYNMPDMNALSVLTQMLNVRPDVKVIIETARERSEESIKEVIAQGAYQYLSKPIRLENVKEIMKTLTAEENYKNVSPDDDIIQRVEFLITTSTRTSLTRISQYMGKTKEEILPIIQKLEADKKIIKLKDVKEIACPDCGLVKISQIFHCPSCKGSNFKQEKLIEHYECSNVSPASSYVDDMCPKCRKKIKVLGSDYRVMDNYYLCNDCSEKFPELSTDFLCLRCNNRFEIERAKWETSPAYGRFS; this is translated from the coding sequence ATGACTGACCTAACGGATAGGGAAATTTTAGTTATAGATGATAGTCCGGCAGTAGGAATCTTTCTTAGAGAATTTTTACTAAAGCTTGGCTTTCAAAGAGTCCATTGTTGTGAAAACGGAAAAATTGGACTTGAGGCATTCAACGAGCTGGTTGATTCTGGTAAAGTTCCAATTGTATTCTTAGATTATAACATGCCTGATATGAATGCCTTGTCTGTTCTTACTCAAATGCTAAATGTCCGACCCGATGTTAAAGTTATAATTGAAACTGCACGAGAAAGAAGTGAGGAATCAATCAAGGAAGTCATCGCACAGGGGGCATACCAGTATCTCTCCAAACCAATCAGATTAGAAAATGTTAAGGAAATAATGAAAACTCTAACTGCTGAAGAAAATTACAAAAATGTATCTCCCGATGATGATATCATACAAAGAGTAGAATTTTTAATTACAACCTCCACTAGGACAAGCTTAACTAGAATTTCACAGTATATGGGTAAAACAAAAGAAGAAATCCTACCAATTATTCAAAAACTAGAGGCAGACAAAAAAATTATCAAATTAAAGGACGTTAAAGAAATTGCATGCCCCGATTGTGGATTGGTAAAAATTTCTCAAATTTTTCATTGTCCATCATGTAAGGGCTCTAACTTCAAACAAGAAAAACTCATTGAACACTATGAGTGCTCTAATGTGTCTCCGGCAAGCTCTTATGTTGATGACATGTGTCCAAAATGTAGAAAAAAGATCAAGGTTTTAGGTTCAGATTACAGAGTTATGGACAACTATTACCTCTGTAATGATTGCTCTGAAAAATTTCCAGAACTTTCCACTGACTTTCTCTGCCTTAGATGTAACAATCGTTTTGAAATTGAAAGAGCAAAATGGGAAACTAGCCCTGCCTATGGTAGATTTAGTTAA
- a CDS encoding DUF2334 domain-containing protein: protein MKLLLLLLIFSIGIAILPAYAQSNSAVLQIKNFGFEMSDPYGITVFVYQDTTTNLYRTIPLTENPQTISGLPSNHGYIFKVVKNGIDSATTPLIKSFDSPIEILIPNDGGMKFKIKYKDGSPISGAKVVVKSLDNTAWVTANTDSKGETGRYWIQSTTSNSFYYAEVLINDKVSYVYSPVKTQSGLPQDFNIVTPWPKLIDKVDVNIIKDNRKVGTYDGIYLVELYDSKKTKIAQSNVNKGSTLFTLLPVDQYDFKVFHKQNQSSTFELWSVHRATLTANAVINIEQLSQSPSAKNCKCVAFRLDDVQDYFLSASQKAVLQTFSTKSAPLTIGVIGGLIGADNELVNVIKNNLHNSRLEIASHSWNNSPITVFDNEKQQKIIKDTNQKIFDIFGITPTVFIPPENVFDKNTIPLLKSNGITHLSSSFNYDSPPFQLSNSTFYRFPQAAQTAILDSTSNLWIVENRTKILSDIESSMLSNGFAVVMMHPPDFSQRELGVYKNVVNQNSIKELELLIDQVRDAGYTIVPIGQINLDAKPMLPKPMLSKPISNENNSTEIISCNCVAIRIDNVQDFWLNQVQQELLKTFENKKTDVTIGILGKFFGDDPITVQAINSTLNNKKISLDVANSGWEFIDHTKFGIEEQTSSIKKTNDKINSLLKKKPSVFIPPLGSFNENTLSAVNSSNLKLLSSNLQLDNLLHSGSKNIAHVPSTLSASDILSDDPFVSGSIKEQAIHKINSNFEKYGYSVISLQVPDFALKEDQISINQIDAEKFSKLSQVLDALKENNIDVVTLNSVSRILWEKSLDIPSWVKNNAGWWSEGTIDDNDFVGGIEYMIKTGIIKIPNTAPSSESNSVIPSWVKNNAGWWSDGLVSDGEFVLGLEYLIKTGIIRVS from the coding sequence ATGAAATTACTACTTTTACTTTTAATCTTCTCAATAGGAATAGCTATACTGCCAGCATATGCGCAAAGCAATTCTGCAGTATTACAAATTAAAAATTTTGGGTTTGAAATGAGTGATCCTTATGGAATCACAGTTTTTGTCTATCAGGATACTACTACAAATCTATACAGAACTATTCCATTAACTGAAAACCCTCAAACAATTAGTGGCCTACCTTCAAACCATGGATATATCTTCAAAGTTGTAAAAAATGGGATTGATTCTGCTACTACTCCTTTAATCAAATCATTTGATTCTCCAATCGAAATTTTAATCCCAAATGATGGTGGAATGAAGTTTAAAATAAAATACAAAGATGGCTCACCTATCTCAGGAGCTAAAGTAGTCGTAAAATCATTAGATAACACTGCATGGGTTACTGCAAATACTGATTCAAAGGGTGAAACCGGAAGATACTGGATTCAATCAACAACATCTAATAGCTTCTATTATGCTGAAGTTTTAATCAATGACAAAGTATCTTATGTTTATTCTCCAGTTAAAACACAATCCGGACTCCCACAGGATTTTAACATTGTAACACCCTGGCCCAAATTAATAGATAAAGTTGATGTCAACATCATAAAAGATAATCGTAAAGTTGGAACTTATGATGGAATATACCTAGTAGAACTATATGACTCGAAAAAAACAAAGATTGCACAATCAAACGTGAATAAAGGCTCTACCCTTTTTACACTATTACCTGTTGACCAATATGATTTCAAAGTATTTCATAAACAAAACCAATCTTCAACTTTTGAACTGTGGTCTGTTCATAGAGCAACATTGACTGCCAATGCTGTGATAAACATTGAACAATTATCCCAATCTCCTTCAGCAAAAAACTGCAAATGTGTTGCTTTTAGATTAGATGACGTTCAGGATTATTTTCTTAGCGCTTCTCAAAAGGCAGTACTCCAAACTTTTTCAACAAAATCAGCTCCTCTTACAATAGGTGTGATTGGGGGGCTCATAGGAGCTGACAACGAATTAGTAAATGTAATAAAAAATAATCTTCATAATTCACGCCTAGAAATTGCCAGTCATAGCTGGAATAATAGCCCAATCACGGTCTTTGATAATGAAAAACAGCAAAAAATTATCAAAGATACCAATCAAAAGATTTTTGATATCTTTGGAATAACTCCGACTGTTTTTATTCCACCCGAAAATGTATTTGATAAAAACACGATTCCTCTTTTGAAATCAAACGGAATTACCCATCTTAGCTCTTCGTTTAATTATGATTCGCCGCCGTTCCAACTTTCAAATTCCACATTTTATCGATTCCCACAGGCAGCACAAACTGCTATTTTAGATTCAACGTCGAATCTTTGGATCGTTGAAAATCGAACCAAAATCCTTAGCGATATAGAATCCAGCATGTTAAGCAACGGTTTTGCAGTTGTTATGATGCATCCTCCTGACTTTTCACAAAGGGAATTGGGCGTATACAAAAACGTCGTAAACCAAAATTCGATTAAAGAATTGGAATTACTAATTGATCAAGTGCGAGATGCAGGATATACAATCGTTCCAATAGGTCAGATTAATCTTGATGCAAAACCTATGTTGCCAAAACCTATGTTGTCAAAACCGATTTCAAATGAGAACAACTCCACTGAGATCATAAGTTGTAACTGTGTGGCCATCCGAATTGATAATGTACAAGATTTTTGGCTAAACCAAGTGCAACAAGAACTACTAAAGACATTTGAAAATAAGAAAACTGATGTTACAATAGGAATTTTAGGAAAATTTTTTGGCGATGACCCAATTACTGTTCAGGCAATCAATTCTACTCTAAATAATAAAAAAATAAGTCTTGATGTGGCAAATAGTGGTTGGGAGTTTATAGATCATACAAAATTTGGCATTGAAGAACAAACATCTAGTATTAAAAAAACAAATGACAAGATCAATTCTCTCTTAAAGAAAAAACCCTCCGTTTTTATTCCTCCTTTGGGTTCTTTTAATGAAAACACTTTATCTGCAGTTAATTCAAGCAATCTAAAATTACTCAGCTCAAACCTGCAACTAGACAATCTTTTGCATTCTGGTTCAAAGAATATCGCCCATGTCCCATCTACTTTGAGTGCATCAGATATTCTTAGCGATGATCCATTTGTTTCTGGAAGTATCAAGGAACAAGCCATTCATAAGATAAACTCTAATTTTGAAAAATACGGGTATTCTGTAATCAGTTTACAAGTTCCAGATTTTGCCCTTAAAGAAGATCAAATTAGCATAAATCAAATCGATGCCGAAAAATTCTCCAAATTAAGCCAAGTTTTGGATGCTTTGAAGGAGAATAACATCGATGTAGTTACGTTGAATTCAGTCTCAAGGATATTGTGGGAGAAATCATTGGATATTCCATCTTGGGTTAAAAATAACGCAGGATGGTGGTCTGAAGGAACAATCGATGATAATGACTTTGTTGGAGGAATCGAATACATGATTAAAACAGGAATTATAAAAATTCCAAATACTGCTCCTTCCTCAGAATCTAACTCTGTTATTCCCTCTTGGGTTAAAAATAACGCCGGATGGTGGTCGGATGGATTAGTTAGTGATGGTGAATTTGTTTTAGGACTAGAATATCTGATCAAAACAGGGATTATTCGTGTATCATAA
- a CDS encoding glycosyltransferase has translation MGIGQYSKVEAYNKIQDLIESGNGDVGRLQFIQKCLREGKTLYHSDEKYLLGKLESTVTPLSPAEVDDQKLIKILTQIIEWNLGDVQRLEFIKSSLKKHKPLYKSDEKYLKSKLESLSDNKIIAPVLFKPEPAKQLGESFERPGTAIQKCSKCKEEIKLSHPTKRINNMWYHAECHVEIVPPKQNVSTKPDSPKSTTLIETASPEIISKKPSKSRPDPLLVGVAGIIFALLIYTAYSMFTYLSIIAISFAAALVFYHLLSSKIYKKEERNYGTHRMSVYSIMILVLPFAFGAMIAFDGYVNFMSIIQAVFVWMLTLSFWQTMLFVPLAIRSVHLESQMKDPDVFPLMSVLVPAYNEEKVIQLTIDSLLNADYPHKEIIVIDDGSTDKTLEIARLYKDKVKVLHKENGGKASALNYGLVFSKGDIVVVVDADTVIGRQALKNIAKGFRNENVAAVAGNIKIRNKVNWLTWCQALDYLTGIQIMRRALDYFGAITIVPGALGAFSKKKLEQAGAYHKDTIVEDFDATMKLLKSGLIVQASSNAVAYTQAPQTFRDFYKQRKRWYRGNLQVMTRHADALTNPRFGSLQRFAYPLMIIHMLVIPTTSIMVWGFAAYQALTGQYEFVAYMVGLFILLQYLLGILAVRMDGDEKKMVAFSAFLVIGYKQIIDVLQLKAAIEELLRRKATWTSAARVRS, from the coding sequence GTGGGCATAGGGCAGTATTCTAAAGTAGAGGCGTATAACAAAATTCAAGATCTAATAGAATCCGGCAACGGTGACGTAGGCAGACTTCAATTCATCCAGAAATGCTTGCGTGAAGGAAAGACCCTGTATCACTCTGATGAAAAATATCTTTTAGGAAAACTAGAATCAACTGTAACGCCGCTTAGTCCTGCTGAAGTTGATGATCAAAAATTAATAAAAATTCTCACTCAGATAATTGAGTGGAATCTTGGTGACGTACAACGATTAGAATTCATTAAAAGTTCACTGAAAAAACACAAACCTCTATACAAATCTGATGAAAAATATCTAAAAAGTAAACTTGAATCTCTTTCAGATAATAAAATTATAGCACCAGTTCTTTTCAAACCGGAGCCCGCAAAACAACTAGGAGAGAGTTTTGAAAGACCAGGTACTGCAATACAAAAATGCTCAAAATGTAAAGAGGAGATTAAACTTTCACACCCTACTAAAAGAATCAATAACATGTGGTATCATGCAGAGTGCCATGTTGAAATTGTTCCTCCAAAACAGAATGTATCTACTAAACCTGATTCGCCCAAATCAACTACTCTGATTGAGACTGCATCGCCTGAGATTATATCAAAAAAGCCTTCCAAGAGTAGGCCTGACCCATTATTGGTTGGTGTCGCGGGCATAATCTTTGCTTTGCTAATTTATACTGCTTATAGCATGTTTACTTATCTTAGTATTATCGCAATATCATTTGCAGCTGCACTAGTATTCTATCATTTACTCTCGTCTAAAATATACAAAAAGGAAGAGCGAAACTATGGCACACATCGTATGTCTGTTTATTCTATAATGATTCTTGTATTGCCATTTGCTTTTGGTGCTATGATTGCTTTTGATGGATATGTTAACTTCATGTCTATCATTCAGGCAGTTTTTGTATGGATGCTGACCTTATCATTTTGGCAGACAATGCTGTTTGTCCCACTAGCAATTAGAAGTGTGCATCTTGAATCACAAATGAAAGATCCTGATGTCTTTCCTTTGATGAGTGTTCTTGTTCCTGCTTACAATGAAGAGAAGGTTATCCAACTGACAATTGATTCATTACTTAATGCTGATTACCCTCATAAAGAAATAATTGTTATTGATGATGGCAGCACAGATAAAACGTTAGAGATTGCAAGACTTTACAAAGATAAGGTAAAAGTACTTCATAAAGAAAATGGTGGAAAAGCATCTGCATTAAACTATGGATTGGTATTCTCCAAGGGTGATATTGTCGTAGTGGTTGATGCAGATACCGTTATTGGACGACAAGCATTGAAAAACATTGCAAAAGGATTTAGAAATGAAAACGTTGCAGCAGTAGCTGGTAATATCAAAATCAGAAACAAGGTTAATTGGTTGACTTGGTGTCAGGCCTTGGACTATCTTACCGGAATCCAAATTATGAGAAGAGCACTTGATTACTTTGGTGCTATTACTATAGTGCCTGGTGCATTAGGTGCATTTAGCAAAAAGAAATTAGAACAAGCCGGTGCATATCACAAAGATACTATTGTTGAAGACTTTGATGCCACAATGAAATTACTAAAATCTGGATTAATTGTTCAGGCAAGCAGTAACGCAGTTGCCTATACTCAGGCGCCTCAAACTTTTAGGGATTTTTACAAACAACGAAAGCGTTGGTATCGAGGAAACCTTCAGGTGATGACTAGGCATGCTGATGCACTAACTAATCCTAGATTTGGATCTCTCCAGAGATTTGCATACCCCTTGATGATCATTCACATGCTAGTTATCCCTACAACCAGCATTATGGTATGGGGCTTTGCTGCATATCAGGCATTAACCGGTCAATACGAGTTTGTAGCATATATGGTGGGCTTGTTTATCCTCCTGCAGTATCTGTTAGGTATATTGGCAGTGCGGATGGATGGGGATGAAAAAAAGATGGTTGCATTTTCGGCATTTCTCGTTATAGGATACAAGCAAATTATTGATGTATTGCAACTAAAGGCTGCCATTGAAGAACTATTAAGACGAAAAGCAACATGGACTAGTGCAGCAAGGGTCAGATCATGA